The segment CTTCCGTTTCTTTATTTCTTCAGCCAGGGCATCGTAAACAGCCTGTGCCCCCGATGCAATCCCACTCGTCCCCATCCCGACCATGATTTTCGTCTTTGACGGGATGATCGCTTCCAGCCCTCTCTTCGCTGCCTTGTTTAAATCTTCAAGCGTATTGATCTTACTCACTTTACCACCCCTATTATTTATAATTTCTCAAAATCTTCGGAATTTCGTCCTGAGTTAAGTTAGGATGCACATCAGCGCCTATCCGTAAGACAGGGGCCAGACTGCAACATCCAAGACACCTGACTTCTTCAAGGGTAAACGTTTTATCCTGCGTCGTCTCGCCGCATTCTATTGACAGATCTCTCTCCAGCCTGTCCATCAGATTGGCTGCACCCTGGACGTGACATGCCGTACCGGCGCATACTTCAACCAGGTACTTACCCCGAGGCTTCAGGCTGAAAGCATTGTAAA is part of the Deltaproteobacteria bacterium genome and harbors:
- the nuoE gene encoding NADH-quinone oxidoreductase subunit NuoE — encoded protein: MKTAKTIDKTVKDIIKKYDGDKTAMIAILQDVQEECRYLPKEALSSISKKMDVPLTRIYEIATFYNAFSLKPRGKYLVEVCAGTACHVQGAANLMDRLERDLSIECGETTQDKTFTLEEVRCLGCCSLAPVLRIGADVHPNLTQDEIPKILRNYK